The DNA sequence GCTTTCTCATTTTCGGGGGTCGGGCATACTTACTTTACCTTCCGGGTCCGGCAGAACCGCCTCAGGGCCATCGCGAAATGGTTCGTGGTGTCGGTGGCTGGCCTGATCGCGGGGAATGCCATCATCTGGAGCTGCATGACGCTGGCTGGCCAGCCAGCAGCGCTCGCCCAGGCTATCGGCATTGGGGGCACAGTCGTTTTTTCCTTTCTGGCGTCGCGCCTGTGGGCGTTCCGCCCGGCAAGCGAAGAGGCGCGATAGCCGTGACAGGCACAGACACGCGGCACCGGCCCTTGTTTCAGGTTGGCATTGGCCTTCTTTTCTTCATGCCCCTTCTGAGTGGTGTGATCGGCCGGCTCGTGAAAGGGCAGCCGGTTTATAACGGGCTGGAATTCGAAACCCTGCTATGCGCCGGTGCCCGGGCTGCGAGGGGGGAGACCCGCTACCCGGTGGCCCATGCCTTCACGTGTCCGGAATATCAGACCGAGGCGAGCTTTCTCTATATCCCGTGGTCCGGCGATGCTGCGCATGCAATGACAGGGTGGTTCGGCATCCTTCCTGTTACCCTCACCTATGCTGTCCTGTATTTCGCAGCGATAGCGGCTGCCATCTGGATCTCTTTTTTCAAGACGTTCGATTTCGCCCCGGTGCGCGACCGGCTTCCCTTCGCGGCCGCGCTGACCGGCAGCATCTTGCTGTGGGGCAATGTTGCGGGCGTGATCTATGGACTGATCGCTGTTGCGGCGTTGCTCGCGCCGCGCCGGCCGCTGCTCTTCGTCGCGGTGATCGTGTTTGCTGCGACCATTAAGCAGGTCTGGCTCTGCCTTCTGGTCGTGGTGATGCTGATGGACCTGCCAATCTGGAAGAGATGGGCCTTGTTCCTGGGGGGGAGCGTGGCGGGTTTGTTACCGACACTCCTGTTCGTGACTTCGGGGAGCAGCGAGGTGGGGGCCTGGTTATCCATCCTCAACTACTACGCGGTGGAGGATCTGCCCGGACAAGGGTTCCTCGGCTGGTTGCGGCTGGCGGGCGTGCAGCATGAGTCGCCGCTGAATGCCTGGTTGTGGCTGGTCTTCGCGGGTTTGACCTGCGCTGCGGGGCTGGGCATCGCTGAGCGCTTTTGTGCATCGAGGACTGAGCGGGTCTGGCTGGGCCTTGCTGTGGGCAGCCTCCTGGTGCCACGCCTTGTGTCGTACGAGTTCTTCCTGTTTGCGCCAGGCATGGTTGTGGTCCTGAATGCGGCTCGGGAGTCTGGCATGGGCTGGATTCGGAAACTGGTGTTCGGCGCCTGCGGGCTTTGCCTCCTGCTCAATGTCGCAGACCTTGGCGACTATGCCATGTTGCCGATGACATTGGCCTGCTTCATCGCCATTCTGGTGACCGGGGCGCCCCATATCCTCAACGCGCTGACGGCGGTGCTGCCGCTGCCCCGGCGCCGGAGCGTGTCGGGCGTCTGACAGCGATACAGGTGTGGGAAGGCCTGCCCTTCACCGCAATCCCTGCTATATGTTCCTGATGAGTTCCAATCCGAATCGTCTCTCGATCAGTCAGATGGCCGCGCCGCGCCCGCCCGCCGCGCAGGGCGATGCATCGTACCTGGATGGCCTGAACCCGGAACAGCGCGATGCCGTGATGACCACGGAAGGGCCGCTTCTGGTGCTGGCCGGGGCCGGTACGGGCAAGACCCGCGTGCTGACCACGCGTCTGGCGCACATCATCGGCTCAAGGCTCGCCTGGCCATCGCAGACGCTGACCGTGACCTTCACCAACAAGGCCGCCCGCGAAATGCGCGAACGGGCGCTGCGCCTGATCGGCGATGCGGGGGAGGGGCTGCGCTGGCTCGGCACGTTCCACTCGATCAGCGCGCAGATCCTGCGCCAGCATGCAGAGCTTGTCGGCCTGAAGTCCAGCTTCACCATTCTCGATACCGACGATCAGGTGCGCCTGTGCAAACAGATCATCGTCGCCGAGAATATCGATCCCAAGCGCTGGACGCCGCGTTACCTGGCGGGCCTGATCGATGGCTGGAAAAACCGGGCCCTGACACCGGACCGCGTGCCCGCCGATGAGGCCTTCAATTTCGGCGATGGCAAAGGCATCAAGTGCTACGAGATCTATCAGGCGCGCCTGAAAGTGCTGAACGCCTGCGATTTCGGTGACCTGCTGATCCACAATATCACGATCTTCCAGCAGAACCCGGACCTGCTGAAGGATTTCCAGTCGAAGTTCCGCTACATTCTGGTGGACGAGTATCAGGATACGAACGTTGCCCAGTATCTGTGGCTGCGCCTGCTGGCGCAGGGCTCTCAGAATATTTGTTGCGTGGGCGATGATGACCAGTCGATCTATGGCTGGCGCGGCGCGGAAGTGGATAACATCCTGCGCTTCGAAAAGGATTTTCCCGGCGCGAAAGTGATCCGGCTGGAACGGAATTACCGCTCCACGAAACACATCCTTGCAGCCGCCTCGTCTGTCATCGCGCACAATCGCGGGCGCCTCGGCAAGACGCTCTATGTCGGCGATGACAGTTCGGTCGAGAACATCGATGCGGCCAAGGTCAATGTGCGCGGCCTGTGGGATGGCGAAGCCGAAAGCCGTCTGATTGCAGATGATATCGAGAGCTGGGTCCGTAAAGGCGGCAAGCACGATGAGTGCGCCGTTCTGGTGCGTGCCTCGTGGCAAATGCGGGCGTTCGAGGAACGCTTCATCCTGCTGGGTATTCCTTACCGCGTGATCGGCGGCCCGCGCTTTTTCGAGCGTGCCGAGATCCGCGATGCGATGGCGTATCTCCGCCTGATCCGCTCACCGGATGACGACCTTGCCTTTGAGCGTGTGGTGAACCAGCCGAAGCGCGGCGTGGGCAACACGACGCTGGCCAAGCTGCAGGCCTATGCCCGCGCAGACGGGCGCAGCCTGTTCGTGCTGACGCCAATGGTGTTGCAGACAGACGAGATCAAAGGCGCGGCCAAGCGCGGCCTGACCCAGTTCATCGACCAGATCAGTATGTGGCGGGACCGCCTTGCCAACGGCATGCCGCATACGGAGCTTGCTGAGGTGATCCTCGAAGAGTCCGGCTATACCGACATGCTGCAGAAGGACCGCAGCCCGCAGGCGCAGACGCGGCTGGACAACCTCAAGGAACTGGTCCGCGCCATGGGCGAGTTCGACACGCTGCCCGGTTTCCTGGAACATGTCGAACTGGTCATGGATGCTTCCACGGGTGGGGCGGATGAGGACCAGGTGCAGATCCTGACGCTCCACGGCGCCAAGGGCCTGGAATGGCCGGTCGTCTTCCTGCCGGGCTGGGAAGAGGAAGTGTTTCCCTCCCGCCGCAGCCTGGACGAAAGCGGACTGAAAGGCCTCGAAGAAGAGCGCCGGCTTGCCTATGTCGGCATCACAAGGGCGCGCGAACGGGCCTATATCTCGTTCGTGGCCAACCGGCAGATCTATGGCCGCTGGCAGAGCGTGATGCCCTCGCGCTTTATTGACGAGCTGCCGCATGAGAATGTCGAGGTGGTTTCGGAGACCGGCTATTCCGGCATGCCGGGCGGAGAGGGCGCCTTCACTGGCTCCATCGAGGATCTTGGCGAACGCAGCGACTATTCGAGCCCGGGCTGGAAGCGGCTGAAAGAGAATGCGGGCAAGTATCCGAGCACGGGCGCCCCGCGCGACGCGTCCAACCTCACGGCCACAAGTGGCGGTCCGGAGACGTTCCGGAAAGGCCAGCGCGTTTTCCATGACAAGTTCGGCTATGGCCGCGTCGCCTTCAGCGAGGGCAACAAGCTGACGGTCGATTTCGAGAAATCCGGCCGCAAGAAAGTTATCGCGACCTTCGTCTCTCAAGCCTGATCTCAAGTGGAGGGCAGCGCCGGGCGGGCCTGTCAGGGGAGGGCCAGGCTCAAGGGCGTCAGGGAGGGAACGCGTGGCGTGCCCGGCGCTGCACAACCCTTCTGCCATGCCCGCGCCGAACGCATGCCGAATGCCGCGTTCATTTTCCGCTCAGTTTGAGACGCCGTTTACTCTGCCGCGGGCAGGGTCGTTTCCGACTTGCCTGTATCGCTCTTGTCGTTGGCTGCTTCGCCATTCTGCAGGACACGCACTTCATCTGCCGGCCGCTTGCCGCGCACGTGCCCGGCGATGCGCCGGATCATGTTCCCGGTACGGTAGGGCACCAGAAGCCAGACCGGCGTCACCAGCAGGATCATGATCGTCGAGAAGGCGAGGCCGAAGACGACGGCCGTGGCCAGCTGCACCCACCATTCGGCTTCAGAGCCGCCGAAATTGATGGCGCCCTGGCCGAAATTCACGCTCATCTCGAACACCATCGGCAGCAGGCCGCAAATGGTCGTGCCCGTGGTCAGCAGGATCGGGCGGATCCGCTGGGCGGCCGTCGCAATCGCGGCTTCCTCCGGCGTGCGGCCATCCTTGCGGAGGCGGTTATAGGTGTCGATCAGAACGATATTGTTGTTCACCACGATCCCCGCCAGGGCGACGATCCCGGTACCGATCATCAGGATCGACACATAGGGCAATACCAGTTGGATGCCGACCAGCACGCCGGACGTCGAGATGATCACAGCCGACAGGGTCAGGATGACCTGCCAGAAATTATTGAACTCCCACAGCAGGATCACAGCCATCATGAACAGCGCGGCCATGGCCGCGCCGCCGAAGAAGGCATTGGCCTCTTTCGTGTCTTCGTCTGCGCCTTCAAAGCGGACTTCCACATCGGAGCTGATGCCGGCCTGGTCTATCCAGTCGCGGACATCCTGCACGATGGCCGCGCCGGCGCCCTGTTCCCTGGCATTGCCGCGGACATAATAGACGCGCTTGCCGTCGAGGCGTTCGATCTGGCTGACGCGCGGGGCGGGCACACGGTCGACAAACAGGTCCAGCGGCACATTGCCGGCTGGTGTGGAAACACGCAGCGTATCGATGGCCGAGGCGCTGCGTTCGTCTTTCGGGAACCGCACGCGAATGTCGACTTCATCATCGGCATCGTCCGGCCGGTAGCGGCCCACGAGGATACCGTTGGTCACCAGCTGCACGGCGGCGCCGATCTGGGCCACGTCGAGGCCGTACTTGCCGGCTTCGGCGCGGTCCACCTGAAGCCGGTATTCGATCCCCGGCAGCGGGCGCGTATCGTCAATCTCGCGCATGTCGCCGCGATTTTCGACATAGGCACGCAGGCGGGCCGTCGCATCGGTGAGGGCGGCCTGATTGTCGGACAGGAGGGCGACCTGCAGGTCTTTGCCGGCGGGCGGACCCTGTTCGCGGGCCTGGATCTGAAAGCGCAGGCCGGGCACCTGCTGCAGCCGTTTCCGAACTGCCTCAAGCGTCTTGCGGCCGTCATGCGTGCCGTCTGCGGTGGCAAGGTCCAGCAGAAGCCGTCCGATCGTATCGAGTGGCTGGTCGTTGGCGCCGTCAAAGCTGACGCCGCCGCCGCCGGATGAACCGGAGCGGGACGAGATGGATTCGATCCCGTCGATATCGGCAATGGCGAGCTCGGCGCGCTTGACCAGTTTCTGCTCTTCCTCCGCCGACAGGGCGCCCTGCGCCTGGACGAAGACGAACGCCTGCTCGGGTTCGATGTCGAGGAAGAATTCAGACCGGTGAGGCGTGGTGCTGAACCACATGAAAATGAGAATCACGGAGCCGATGGCGACGCCGGTTACCATCCACGGGCGGGCGATCAGGGATTTGACCAGCCGCACATAGGTGCCGAGCCAGCCGGTGGCTTGTTCCGGGTCTGCGTCTGCGGCAAGGGCGGCGAGGTCTGCGTCGGTGCCTGCCGGGCGCGCGCCAATGACCGAACCGAGGACCGGCAGGAAGATCAGCGCCATGACGAGCGATGCGGTCAGAACACAGATCAGGGTCAGCGGCAGGTAGGCCATGAACTTGCCGGGCATCGAGTTCCAGAACAGGAATGGCACGAAGGCGGCCAGCGTGGTGAGCGTGGAGGAGACGACCGGCCAGAACATCCGCTTGCCAGCCATGGAATAGGCTTCCTTGCGGTTCAGGCCTTCGGCCATTTTCCGGTCTGCATATTCTGTCACGACGATGGCGCCGTCGACCAGGATACCGACAGCGATGACCATGCCGAACATCACCATCATGTTGATCGTGAATCCGAACGTGCCAAGCAGCAGGAAGGCCATGACGAAAGAGGCCGGGATCGAAATGCCGACCAGCAGGGCAGAGCGCCAGCCAAGGGCCGCAACCACGATGATCATCACCAGAAGAACGGCGGTAACGATGGAGCTTTGCAGCTGTCCGAGCTGGTTGCCGATCTCTTCAGATGTATCGGACGTGATTGTCGCCCGCACCGTCGAAGGCCAGGTTTTCTGTTCCTCGGCAATTGTTTCGCGGACGAAATTGGCCGTGTCGAGAACGTTTGCGCCAGACCTTTTGACCACCTCGATCAGCATGCCGGGTTTGCCGTTGAAGGTCGCGAAACCGGTCGCGTCCTTGTAGGTGCGGCGGATCTCGGCAACGTCCTGCAGTCTGACGACCGAGTTTTCCGTGCGTTTGATCGGCAGGTTCAGCGCGTCCTGTGCTGTGCGGATCAGGCCCGGCACCTTGACGGCGAAGCTGCCATCGCCGGTATCGATTTCACCGGCCGGGACCAGCTGGTTGTTCGATGAAACAACGTTGTAAATTTCCTGATAGGAGATGTTGTAGGTTTCCAGCATGGCGGGATCGATGACGATCTCCAGCACATCCTCGCGCTGGCCCTGTATGCGGGCTTCAAGGATGCCGGCATTCCGCTCCAGCTTGTCCTGAAGTTTTTCGGCAATGTCGTTGAGGCCGCGCACAGGTGCTTCACCATAGAGGTTTATGACCATGACGGGGAATTGCGACGCGTTGAATTCCTGAATCACCGGTTCGCGTGCATCCTGCGGGAAGAAGCGCTTGGCGAGGTCCACCTTGTCTTTCACGTCCAGCACGGCCTGGTCGACATCGACGTCGATCTCGAATTCCAGCAGCAGCGTGCCGGCCCCTTCGGAGCCGTAGCCATTGAAGGTCTTCAGGCCTTCGATGGACTGGATTTCCTGTTCGATCGGGCGCACCAGAAGGCGCTCGGCGTCTTCCGGTGTCACACCGGCCAGCGGCACGGTGATGACAACGAACGGGATCGGAATGTCCGGGTCCGCTTCTTTCGGCAGTTTCACATAGGTGACGGTGCCTGCAATGATCGCGCAGAGCAGGATGGCGAGCACCATGCGTGCCCGGCCAATGGCGCCGTCGACGATGCTGGTCATGGCTGTGCCCCGCCCGCGGCGACCGGTTTCACACTAGCCCCTTCGGACAGATAGTCCTGGCCAAGCGAGATGACGTCCGTCTCATCGGGCAGGCCCGTCACCCACGCGCCGTCCGGCGTTTCGTCAATCACGACAACCGGGGCGAAACGGACCGTATCGGTCGCGTCGACATAGCGTATGCCCATTTGTCCGGCGTCGGACAGGGTGAGCAGGCCGGGCGAAATTTTCATGGCCTGAACATTCCCGACTGGCAGCACCAGCTGCGACGTCACCCCGGCCGCGACGATGGAATCGCCGGTGTCGAGGGTCGCTTCGACCAGGAACGTGCGCGTCGTGTCAGAGGCTGTGCGTGCCACATAGCGCAGCGTTGCAGGGAAGCTGCGGCCGTCGGCCAGCAGCGCTTCGCCCGTCATGCCGACTTTCAGTTTCCCGGCGACCGCCTCGGAGACCTGTACCGATACGATCACCGGATCCATGTCCACCAGCACGCCGCAGGCCTGGCCCGGCGACAGGAAATCACCGGCCTCGGCGAGGCGGGTTTCGAAAATGCCATCAAACGGCGCGCGGATCTGCGTCTTGCCCAGTTCGACTTTCGCTGCGTTCACGGCGGCTTTGGCCGCGTCGAGCTGCGCTTTCGCGGCTGTGGCCTGGTTTGCCGGGCCCAGTCCTTTTTTGGCGAGGCTGTCGGCAGCTTCGTAACTCACTTCAGCCGATATGCGTTGCGCTTCGGCTTCCTTCACGCGGGCGGAACGGGCCTCTACATCGAGGCCGCAAAGCAGCGTGCCAGCCTTTACAAAGCTGCCTTCCCTGGCAGGTGTGGAGACGACGGTGCCGGTGGTACCGGCTTTGACCGTCACGCTCTTGTCCGGCTCTGTGCGGCCCGTGGCGTTGATCTGCATCAGGTGCGGTTCAGCGATGAGGGTTTCGATCACGGCGGATGGCAGGTCGTCGACGCTTTCCGCCACGGCTTCTTCCTTGTGCGAAGAAATGCTGCCGCGCATCAGGCTGCGCACGCCGAACCAGGCGAGGATGACAACGAGGATCGTTGCGGCGATGATAGTCGAACGGTTCACGTCAGGGTGTCCTTCCCGCGGACGAATGGCAAATATAGGGCGGCAGGTTGCATGAAGAACCACCGCGCGTAAATTTTCTTAACACCCCCCATCTTGCTATACGGCAAACAGACAGGATCAGTTTACCAACAAGCTGCAAGCGTTGGTTAATATCTAACGTATGAGAAATGGAAACCCGTCGCGGGTTATATCCAGCGCTGCCAACGCAATAGGGCCAGCGTTCCCGTGGCGGAAAGGGACAGCGCGATTACCAGCGTAAAGAAGGCAACGGGATTGCTGGATCCCGGGATTCCGCCAAGATTGACGCCAAAAAGTCCGGTCACAAAACTGATCGGCAGGAAGACAGCCGACAGGATCGCCAGCACAAACAGGCGCTGATTGGTTTCTTCCGTACTGTTCTGGATCGCTTCTTCATACAGAACGGTGGATCGTTCCCGGATGTTTTCAACCAGTTCTGTGAGCCGCGTAATCCGGTCTGCGGATTCGCGCAGGAACAGCAGGTCCTGGTCGCTGAACAGGCCGGATTGGGCGCCATCCCGCACAAGCGTTCCCAGGGCTTCGCGTTGTGGCATGATGTGGCGGCGCACCTGCAGGACCCGCCGCCGGAACTCCGGCAGAACGGACCGGTCTATCGAGGCTTTCGGGTCCAGTAATTCGTCTTCATACCGGTCGGCTTCATCGTCGAAATCTTCCAGCACGACTTCCATACGGTCGGTCAGCCGGTCGGCAATGCCGGCGACCAGCGCCCCGGTGGAGGTGGCGATTTCACCTTCCTCTACCATCTCGCGGACGTCGAAGGCGGAGCGCACCGGCCGGGCACGCACGGTGATCAGAACGTCCTCGGCGGCCCACATACGCAGGGTGACGAGGTCTTCAACATCCGCCCCTTCATTAAGGTTGGGGCCGCGCAGATTGATCAGGTAACCCTGCCCATACCGGGCGGCGCGCGGACGTGTCTCCTCCTGCAGCAGGGCCTGCACGGTCAGGCGGTCCAGGCCACTCTTGCGGTAGAGCCAGCCCTGCGCCTGTGCGGAGTGCCGGTCGAGATGGATCCAGACGCGCTTGTACTTCGAATGCGCGCCTTCGAGCACGTCATCCCAGGTCAGGGGGGTGTGGAGCCCGGCCTCGTCGAA is a window from the uncultured Hyphomonas sp. genome containing:
- a CDS encoding zinc transporter ZntB; the encoded protein is MESGHKDPMIFGFGFDEAGLHTPLTWDDVLEGAHSKYKRVWIHLDRHSAQAQGWLYRKSGLDRLTVQALLQEETRPRAARYGQGYLINLRGPNLNEGADVEDLVTLRMWAAEDVLITVRARPVRSAFDVREMVEEGEIATSTGALVAGIADRLTDRMEVVLEDFDDEADRYEDELLDPKASIDRSVLPEFRRRVLQVRRHIMPQREALGTLVRDGAQSGLFSDQDLLFLRESADRITRLTELVENIRERSTVLYEEAIQNSTEETNQRLFVLAILSAVFLPISFVTGLFGVNLGGIPGSSNPVAFFTLVIALSLSATGTLALLRWQRWI
- a CDS encoding GtrA family protein, producing the protein MRGNGIRAEILRFGLIGGGATLIHTIVAYSLTFLTGFPQLVINTMAFLVAFSFSGVGHTYFTFRVRQNRLRAIAKWFVVSVAGLIAGNAIIWSCMTLAGQPAALAQAIGIGGTVVFSFLASRLWAFRPASEEAR
- a CDS encoding efflux RND transporter periplasmic adaptor subunit, with amino-acid sequence MNRSTIIAATILVVILAWFGVRSLMRGSISSHKEEAVAESVDDLPSAVIETLIAEPHLMQINATGRTEPDKSVTVKAGTTGTVVSTPAREGSFVKAGTLLCGLDVEARSARVKEAEAQRISAEVSYEAADSLAKKGLGPANQATAAKAQLDAAKAAVNAAKVELGKTQIRAPFDGIFETRLAEAGDFLSPGQACGVLVDMDPVIVSVQVSEAVAGKLKVGMTGEALLADGRSFPATLRYVARTASDTTRTFLVEATLDTGDSIVAAGVTSQLVLPVGNVQAMKISPGLLTLSDAGQMGIRYVDATDTVRFAPVVVIDETPDGAWVTGLPDETDVISLGQDYLSEGASVKPVAAGGAQP
- a CDS encoding efflux RND transporter permease subunit — encoded protein: MTSIVDGAIGRARMVLAILLCAIIAGTVTYVKLPKEADPDIPIPFVVITVPLAGVTPEDAERLLVRPIEQEIQSIEGLKTFNGYGSEGAGTLLLEFEIDVDVDQAVLDVKDKVDLAKRFFPQDAREPVIQEFNASQFPVMVINLYGEAPVRGLNDIAEKLQDKLERNAGILEARIQGQREDVLEIVIDPAMLETYNISYQEIYNVVSSNNQLVPAGEIDTGDGSFAVKVPGLIRTAQDALNLPIKRTENSVVRLQDVAEIRRTYKDATGFATFNGKPGMLIEVVKRSGANVLDTANFVRETIAEEQKTWPSTVRATITSDTSEEIGNQLGQLQSSIVTAVLLVMIIVVAALGWRSALLVGISIPASFVMAFLLLGTFGFTINMMVMFGMVIAVGILVDGAIVVTEYADRKMAEGLNRKEAYSMAGKRMFWPVVSSTLTTLAAFVPFLFWNSMPGKFMAYLPLTLICVLTASLVMALIFLPVLGSVIGARPAGTDADLAALAADADPEQATGWLGTYVRLVKSLIARPWMVTGVAIGSVILIFMWFSTTPHRSEFFLDIEPEQAFVFVQAQGALSAEEEQKLVKRAELAIADIDGIESISSRSGSSGGGGVSFDGANDQPLDTIGRLLLDLATADGTHDGRKTLEAVRKRLQQVPGLRFQIQAREQGPPAGKDLQVALLSDNQAALTDATARLRAYVENRGDMREIDDTRPLPGIEYRLQVDRAEAGKYGLDVAQIGAAVQLVTNGILVGRYRPDDADDEVDIRVRFPKDERSASAIDTLRVSTPAGNVPLDLFVDRVPAPRVSQIERLDGKRVYYVRGNAREQGAGAAIVQDVRDWIDQAGISSDVEVRFEGADEDTKEANAFFGGAAMAALFMMAVILLWEFNNFWQVILTLSAVIISTSGVLVGIQLVLPYVSILMIGTGIVALAGIVVNNNIVLIDTYNRLRKDGRTPEEAAIATAAQRIRPILLTTGTTICGLLPMVFEMSVNFGQGAINFGGSEAEWWVQLATAVVFGLAFSTIMILLVTPVWLLVPYRTGNMIRRIAGHVRGKRPADEVRVLQNGEAANDKSDTGKSETTLPAAE
- a CDS encoding UvrD-helicase domain-containing protein, which produces MSSNPNRLSISQMAAPRPPAAQGDASYLDGLNPEQRDAVMTTEGPLLVLAGAGTGKTRVLTTRLAHIIGSRLAWPSQTLTVTFTNKAAREMRERALRLIGDAGEGLRWLGTFHSISAQILRQHAELVGLKSSFTILDTDDQVRLCKQIIVAENIDPKRWTPRYLAGLIDGWKNRALTPDRVPADEAFNFGDGKGIKCYEIYQARLKVLNACDFGDLLIHNITIFQQNPDLLKDFQSKFRYILVDEYQDTNVAQYLWLRLLAQGSQNICCVGDDDQSIYGWRGAEVDNILRFEKDFPGAKVIRLERNYRSTKHILAAASSVIAHNRGRLGKTLYVGDDSSVENIDAAKVNVRGLWDGEAESRLIADDIESWVRKGGKHDECAVLVRASWQMRAFEERFILLGIPYRVIGGPRFFERAEIRDAMAYLRLIRSPDDDLAFERVVNQPKRGVGNTTLAKLQAYARADGRSLFVLTPMVLQTDEIKGAAKRGLTQFIDQISMWRDRLANGMPHTELAEVILEESGYTDMLQKDRSPQAQTRLDNLKELVRAMGEFDTLPGFLEHVELVMDASTGGADEDQVQILTLHGAKGLEWPVVFLPGWEEEVFPSRRSLDESGLKGLEEERRLAYVGITRARERAYISFVANRQIYGRWQSVMPSRFIDELPHENVEVVSETGYSGMPGGEGAFTGSIEDLGERSDYSSPGWKRLKENAGKYPSTGAPRDASNLTATSGGPETFRKGQRVFHDKFGYGRVAFSEGNKLTVDFEKSGRKKVIATFVSQA